In one Aromatoleum aromaticum EbN1 genomic region, the following are encoded:
- a CDS encoding Hsp20/alpha crystallin family protein, translating to MSNLIRRDPFDDLLRGFFVRPVDMTAGIQGEAPQMRVDVKEDESAYQVHAELPGIKKEDIHVHIDGPVVSISAERKQEKEVKEGERVLRTERYFGKVSRSFQLGQEIDEGKSSAKFNDGVLELSLPKKAPEQAKRLTID from the coding sequence ATGAGCAATCTCATCCGTCGCGACCCGTTCGACGATCTGCTGCGCGGGTTTTTCGTTCGTCCCGTCGACATGACCGCCGGCATCCAGGGCGAAGCGCCGCAGATGCGTGTCGACGTCAAGGAAGACGAGAGCGCGTACCAGGTGCACGCTGAGCTGCCGGGCATCAAGAAGGAGGACATCCACGTCCATATCGACGGCCCGGTCGTGTCGATCAGCGCCGAGCGCAAGCAGGAAAAGGAAGTCAAGGAAGGCGAGCGCGTCCTGCGCACCGAGCGTTATTTCGGTAAGGTGTCGCGCAGCTTCCAGCTCGGCCAGGAGATCGACGAAGGCAAGTCGAGCGCGAAGTTCAATGACGGCGTACTCGAACTGAGCCTGCCGAAGAAGGCTCCGGAACAGGCGAAGCGGCTGACGATCGACTGA